A stretch of DNA from Pygocentrus nattereri isolate fPygNat1 chromosome 14, fPygNat1.pri, whole genome shotgun sequence:
CAGCAagagagctgcatgttgccgtGCCCTGGTGTAAGCAGTAACGCCTATACAGAACGCAGTTGTCTATATactacaaacaagcaagcatTGCATGACATCCCATGAAAGTAAATCTATTATTAAGCCAACATTATAATGCAGCTGTCTCACCTGCAGCGCCCATGTTAAGCATGCTGTACATGGTGTACATGTTGCAGATCTGCCTGTACTGCTCTTCGGTGCCGTCTTCAACagcttcctcctcttcttcatcgTCGTGGTAGGAAATGGGCGAGTCGCTGGCATAGGCACTCATGGTACCTGGGCTGGTGCCCTCTGGGGTGGCACCGCTGCTGGTGCCATTACCGTTGCCGTTGGTGCCTCCTGGTGCTACCGCCAAGCCCATGGGTAGTCCCTGTGGCTGGATGGCGCTTCCTCGCGCCGCTTCCTGGGAAAAGCGGGCGGCTTTCCGGATCCCACCTCCGCCGGAGGCTCCAGATCCACCGCCCTCTCGGCTGCCGCCCTCCCAAAGCCTTTTGGCCACAGGGGTGCAAACTACAGAGTAGGGTGAAGCCTCGGGCTGCTCCGTTTTCACTCTAGACACCAAGGGCAGCGGGGTCAAGCAGGACGCGGGGCGGCTGGCTGCAGTGGCAAccacccctcctcctcctccgccaCCGCCTCCGCCATTGGCCGAAGCCCCGGTGGCTGTCTGAGTGACTGGACTCTGAGGTTCGGATGGGGGAGTTTCTTCTGCATGAAGGCCCTGCGAATCACAGCTTGGGGAACTAACCTTCAGGAAGAATTCCGTACCTTTCTCCATGATCTGCTGGATTTGCAGGAACCCGGCCGTGTACATGAGCAAAAACTGGTCGCCCACGTTCATGCTGAGCCGTCCAGTGTAGCAGAAGGCCAGGATCTGCTGAAAGCTTTGCGGCTGCACGGCCGGTGGCAGCTCCACCACCGTGGGCGTCTTGCTGCCGGCGCTGCTGTTGAAGAGGTCACGGAAGTAGGAGCTGCTGGCGGCCAGCACAGCACGGTGGGCTTTAAAGGCATGGCCCTTCACCACCACGGACACGTCGCAGTACAGGCCCTGCAGCCGCTGCTCGTTCAGACACTCCAGGATGTTGTTGCCGAAGTTTGGGATCGCCATCTGAAGGGTCTGAGCCATGGCGCTATGGCCAGCACCACTGCAGAACTCTGAGAAAAACACCAGGAGaaagcagaaaagagagagaaaaagaaaaaacaaggtCAGCAACTTTCCGTGACAGAACAATGGCCCGTTATGACCGGACGTGACCACTTGCAATATTTAATAGTACAAGAATCAGTGAAAAGCATTAGAATTCGGCACTGTTGCTGTTGAATCCTCAGTAGCCGATTCATTTAGGGATTATTTCAGTGAAGCATCAGGTCATCTAGATCAGGGCTGCCCAGAGCTGGCCTGTGAGGACGTTGATCTGCCCTGCTGGAAAGTTACCCTGAGCCAACCTCCTCATCCAGTAGGAGAACAAACAATTTCTACACTACATATAACTCATTAAATTGTGTTCCTTTCAAAATGTATTAGATTTTTGTAACATTAGAGTTATAAACTATTTTAAACTTTCGTTTTTAAACCTACTTCTCttctttattaataaaaaaaaaaaaaaaaaaaaaaacaccactatTCTGTTATGCAAAACCCTAATAATACTGATAGGCTACAATAACAGAACATTAACTCAACATGCTAAACTTCAggcattttgttttaataaggAGTTGTGTGTCATTAAAATGTGAGTAAAcctacagcaaaacaacaagtTATTCTGCAAGGACGCAACTGCAAACAAAAGAATTTACTTCAATTTAAGCAGGTTTCACTCTGTGGTGTTACTAATTTATTACCTGCTGTGCTGAAACAAGTTATTGGAGAGCTACTGGAAGTGCCAAAATGGGGACTATGGGCTGACGccaatacattaaaatgtgaaaattggCACTTTATCTACGTGGATTAGTGTGAAATACAACTGCtgccggaacaaaacctcagatctcaacttttgccatttttcagtttttgacataattcgaaaagcctgttgtcctttatattgtctgtaaatttcatgatgaacagactaaaagaatcggcccaaaacgacttagaaaaatgtctggttccattgacttacattgaaagtaaagcatgtttttcccctgtcctgtaaagttaccattttggagataaaacattttgatccgacagcagcgatttattTTAACAGGCCCAGAAAAGAgttaaaaagagcaaaagacaAATCAGCACAGTAATTCAGCGTCccctaaacattctgcttttcTGCAATTCAGTAAACGgacaaacaaattaaaaacatcAGCCCTAAACACCTGTCCGATGATTTTATATCACTTATCTTCGGATATTGatatgattccaatatcatGCATCCCAAGAGAAACACTGAGTTCAGAGCTCAGTCTGTAATTTAGGCTCAGGACCAGCCCATCAGTCATATCTGAAATATGCAATATTCAACAGCGCATGCCAAATTGGATTAATACTCAAATAGCCGAACATCCTTTCAGCTCAACTCATTTCAGGAAAgtgagaaagttttttttttttttttccagttacaCTTTGAGCAATAAGTCAACCTCAGCTCCACATCAGCACCTGTTACTGCTGttcttaaagggtccatatcatggaaaattcCATATCCTGgcgtttttccttttttttttaataacaactTTGATGCAGTACATAAACGgtgctaaagtttcaaaacacactGTTCACCTCCTGCATGGAAACGaagcctgttttgaatgaatcgattctgtgacatcacaaaagccaacccatttacatacatccacctattcaacctacagcagtttagccctgcccacactgctttctgaatgcTCAGTAGCAcaaaacagggcagccaatcagaacagagctcatttagtcttaaaggcgcagtaacaaaaatagcctgtttaattgtacgAGAGGCTGAAAAATGGTTATGATgaacgaatggaccaaaagaaacagcccaaaatgacgcAGTCccattaacttgcattgaaagcaAAGTtagttttttgcttctcctttaaagttaccatttttgagatacgagattttgttgtaaaatggagccctgctggtgacaacccatataaataaaaacaaaacaacatgtgggaacaagatcctattAGGTGGCCACCACtcagtaaggcatgggaacaaaatcatgccttactaagtcgtggccacgcattaggatttCATTCCCACATCTTACCAAGTCGTTGCCGCGACTTCATTATCTTgctcccatgccttactaactTCTGGCcacattttaatttatacagGATAAAACCAGCAAGGCCCCACTCTACAAATGCACGGAAAATGTAGGTTATTGGCCCTTTAACAACTCAACTGAAATCCCtcaacagaaaaggttcttcagggaaccagaagcagttcttctatggcatcactccaaagaactgcTGGCAAGCCGACCGTTTAGAAACCTTTATCATCAAACGTGGAACAAAGGATCATCCATAAACAAACAGTCACAAAGACAAGACCGCGTCTGTTCAACAGGCCTGTCCTTTAAGACAATGGCCAAGGCCACTGCAGCAAAGCTACAGCAGAGAAGCGCAGGCGGACGgacccaacttctctggaactgAAACGGGACGTCAGGAGGAAGAGTTAACGTAGACGTGGTGGAGATCCAgcagagagggagcgagagagatgaAATGGCGCTTTATCTGAGCTCTGTACAGAGATTTAGCCTCGCAGTGATTGAGGTCACAGTTGAACATGAATGTGTACAAACACGGCGCTTTGTCTGACACTGTAGACGCCGTCAGCGCCGTTTAATATGACACTATGAGGAAACTTCCTTGGAGCCCACAGCTGTGCTCTTTTCACATACAACAAACCTGAAACACAATGAAAGGAACATAATGTCCCCAATATTTCTTAAGGGTTCTAAAGGAATGAACCACTAGTCGCCTCCCTGTTGTGTCTTAAACAAAACGCTAATTCTGTTTGACTCCTAATCAACTCGCACTCAAATAAAAGCATTATTACgttgttaaagggcccatatcccacatttttattgtatttttcatttttttctactgaggttcatttagaacattttatataaaaaaacagccataatgCATACTTTTTACATCGTTTCCCACCCTCTCCTTATCTTTTAGAAttaaaacaggttgtttttacTACCCAGGATAACCaagctctattctgattggctgcctagTGTTCAGGccttgaaacactccttatagcttcaaTGTAATTGATATGTAATCGagttggttcttgtgacatcagagaaacagtgaattcaaagcaGGTTGGCTTCCATATACAGAACGGACCAATAACTGCAGATAATCAgattgtcagtaatccaatcaagaTATTGACATGCTcgagtaatcagatgatggggaaactccgggtctacatgagtcagacagtagtcagatttctgctttgcaaccagccaacagactcacagaagacgacgcGACGTAAACGTAAAACTGAAACTTCATGACGCCGctttatctgaaaatatgaacatacaccgtctagaagatgaagaatatttaaatccttcattctGTTGAGcgtgtttggtttcagtgtcgctccaaaagtgctCTGCTGCAGGTCGTGGTGACGCTGCTCGCCTATCCGGTCCAATTTTacacagaaatccaaaagaaatcagaggaagagttcacctgcgctgagaaatctgattacggaGCTGAAACCCAGCCTCGTTATCAGATTCCTAGACCctactccaatctaagaaacCAGAGTGTGCTGTcgtgggggcagtcatgggctggaggttagggaaccagccctgtgaccggatgGTCGCCGGTTCCATCCCCCGGGCTGACAGtcaatgactgaagtgcccttgagcaaggcacctaacccccaactgctccccaggcgctgtggatagggctgcccactgctccgggcaagtgtgttcactgccccctagtgtgtgtgtgtgtgtgtgtgtatgtgggtgtttcagtgcagggacgggttaaatgcagtggtctaattccacagtgacaaatggttctcaattcTAATTCTGTTTACACGACCACCTGAAAAATCTTCTGAAGATAtcttgagaaatctgattatgattgcaTTACTgcgtgcatgtaaacaaacacattcaatgtttacatattacttcaaTCTTTTGAAGAGagggaaattcagttttccatgatttggCCCCTGTAAGACAGtgaacagaaataaaagtagcCAAAACTCCTGAAGTGCCGAGTTCCCATATAGAACTCCAGCTGCGACTCCAAAGTGGGAGATGTGAGCAACAGTAAAGCAGCCCAGGAGCTGAACCACCACAACAATGGAATCAACACCaccaaaaatgaatgaatgaatgaatgaataaataattaggGACTTGCTAATGGCTACAATAGAACTGAAGAGCAAAGAGTTTACTAACATACTTAAGAAGCATCATTTGAAAAAACCCTAAATATTATTCCATCACAACTGTACGGGAGTCCATATGACTGAGTAAATGGAATGAGTTGCAAGCATTAGTACAGCAATACATACAACCTGCACGCTCGGACTGGGTCAGTTATCGAGTAGGATTGTAATGGATGCTGCGGTCCCACAACGCAATACTGCTCAAGACCTTGGGAACGAACATGGCTGAGGCATTATGATAACAGTTAAAAGGAACAgctcacaaaataaataaacaaactaataaGTCTGAGACAAGGCACTGTTTTTTGTGTAAACTCAGTAGCTGAACTGACGAACGCTGGCGCAGCAACATCACCTCATTTTGTCTACTTGACTGTTTTGTGTGAAAATAAAGGGAAATgtagcaaaataaaaacaaagtcattcggagcgGTTTGGAGTGAAACGCCCTGTTCTAGagaagtggtggtgataggaaccagacgtccacctctacaAGCTCCCTCACGGAAAGTTCTAACATGAAACGGTGACGAATTCGCTgacattttggcctaaaacccaCTCACGGTGGAGGGCGACATGCAGGGTGTTGAGGCCAAATAGACTACATAGAAAATTTATTTTCTTCAGATTTGCcgctatttcaccatcatcagcatcacaTCTAAAAACttagtgtaggttcactggtcatctTCGATCGTAAACTTTACTACATTTGTGTTGCACATCGCTTAAAAGTGCTTTTGAGTGATGCCACAAAACAGCTCAAGTTCCCTTAAAGCGATCagatgtaaatgagatgtgtggaAACTAgcggtgggcgatatggcaaaaaagtgTCACgatatttcaagacattttcatgatacacatcATAATATTTAGTCTGAGATTTCATACGTCTGCACAGAGAAGACAGGAGCTGTAGAGGCACATATAGTGAACCATGTAGTTAAAGAACAGCGTTCtcgataacaataaaatattctcatattgcccacccctagtgGAAACTCTTCTTACGGTTCTCCAGTGTAAAGTTCTTCCTAGAATCtcattaaaaatggttcttcccATTCACACATCTCACTCATTGAAACGTTCTTTAGGAAactaaaaaaatggttcttctaccGAATTAAGATCCCTTTCTGGTCCTTTTATTTATAGGCTTTGTGAGCCCTGGTTCCGATCCACATCACTAAGAAGAAATCTGAGTCGCTACGTTTTTCTACAGTGGAAccatttcgcatcaaaccaccctgaatcacagaaattttaaaatatgggtggaattcccctttactaTCAGTACACAGCCTACACCTTACAGTATTGGTGTTCAGTGAACAACTGGGACACAGCATAGAAGACTGATCTACAGTCCAGGCCAAAAGCTGGCGGTAGTGATTTTACATACAGTAAC
This window harbors:
- the LOC108442095 gene encoding nucleus accumbens-associated protein 1 isoform X2, with translation MAQTLQMAIPNFGNNILECLNEQRLQGLYCDVSVVVKGHAFKAHRAVLAASSSYFRDLFNSSAGSKTPTVVELPPAVQPQSFQQILAFCYTGRLSMNVGDQFLLMYTAGFLQIQQIMEKGTEFFLKVSSPSCDSQGLHAEETPPSEPQSPVTQTATGASANGGGGGGGGGGVVATAASRPASCLTPLPLVSRVKTEQPEASPYSVVCTPVAKRLWEGGSREGGGSGASGGGGIRKAARFSQEAARGSAIQPQGLPMGLAVAPGGTNGNGNGTSSGATPEGTSPGTMSAYASDSPISYHDDEEEEEAVEDGTEEQYRQICNMYTMYSMLNMGAAGERVEALPDHSETRSRMRGRQDLASLPAELIAQIGNRCHPKLYEEGDPAEKLELVTGTGVYISRAQLMNCHVSAGTRHKVLLRRLLAAFFDRSTLANSCGTGIRSSTNDPSRKPLDSRVLHAVKFYCQNFATSFKESEMNAIAADMCTNARRVVRKSWIPKLKLLMAESDAYANFLPDSIKMEADALGAEPGFEPADLEGGASETGGSTGESLQGVGGDGGALFQ
- the LOC108442095 gene encoding nucleus accumbens-associated protein 1 isoform X1; this encodes MAQTLQMAIPNFGNNILECLNEQRLQGLYCDVSVVVKGHAFKAHRAVLAASSSYFRDLFNSSAGSKTPTVVELPPAVQPQSFQQILAFCYTGRLSMNVGDQFLLMYTAGFLQIQQIMEKGTEFFLKVSSPSCDSQGLHAEETPPSEPQSPVTQTATGASANGGGGGGGGGGVVATAASRPASCLTPLPLVSRVKTEQPEASPYSVVCTPVAKRLWEGGSREGGGSGASGGGGIRKAARFSQEAARGSAIQPQGLPMGLAVAPGGTNGNGNGTSSGATPEGTSPGTMSAYASDSPISYHDDEEEEEAVEDGTEEQYRQICNMYTMYSMLNMGAAAGERVEALPDHSETRSRMRGRQDLASLPAELIAQIGNRCHPKLYEEGDPAEKLELVTGTGVYISRAQLMNCHVSAGTRHKVLLRRLLAAFFDRSTLANSCGTGIRSSTNDPSRKPLDSRVLHAVKFYCQNFATSFKESEMNAIAADMCTNARRVVRKSWIPKLKLLMAESDAYANFLPDSIKMEADALGAEPGFEPADLEGGASETGGSTGESLQGVGGDGGALFQ
- the LOC108442095 gene encoding nucleus accumbens-associated protein 1 isoform X3; amino-acid sequence: MAQTLQMAIPNFGNNILECLNEQRLQGLYCDVSVVVKGHAFKAHRAVLAASSSYFRDLFNSSAGSKTPTVVELPPAVQPQSFQQILAFCYTGRLSMNVGDQFLLMYTAGFLQIQQIMEKGTEFFLKVSSPSCDSQGLHAEETPPSEPQSPVTQTATGASANGGGGGGGGGGVVATAASRPASCLTPLPLVSRVKTEQPEASPYSVVCTPVAKRLWEGGSREGGGSGASGGGGIRKAARFSQEAARGSAIQPQGLPMGLAVAPGGTNGNGNGTSSGATPEGTSPGTMSAYASDSPISYHDDEEEEEAVEDGTEEQYRQICNMYTMYSMLNMGAAAGERVEALPDHSETRSRMRGRQDLASLPAELIAQIGNRCHPKLYEEGDPAEKLELVTGVYISRAQLMNCHVSAGTRHKVLLRRLLAAFFDRSTLANSCGTGIRSSTNDPSRKPLDSRVLHAVKFYCQNFATSFKESEMNAIAADMCTNARRVVRKSWIPKLKLLMAESDAYANFLPDSIKMEADALGAEPGFEPADLEGGASETGGSTGESLQGVGGDGGALFQ